TTTATACCGTACCCTACAATTGATTTACCACCGGTAACACCTGTTTGCACGGTTAAAAACATATAATTAGTGGTGCTTGAGCCAAAGTCAAATACCCGCATCCAGTTTGAAAGGGCATCCATTTTTACCCATGCCGCTATAGTAAAGTTGTTCAGGGTACTTACAAACCCTGCAGGCAGCGTAGCGTAGGCGGTTGACGTGCCATTTAAATAAAGCGACTGATCAATATAACCGGCCTGTCTTACTGCCGCAGTTGCCATACTGCCATGCACAGCGCTCCAGGAATCGAGTATTTGGGTTCCGCCGGCTTCATTAAACCTGTAATAATGTACCTGGCCAATATTTGGGGTAGCAACGGCTACGGCGCTGTTAGGGTTATCGGCATTATTGATAACGGCCGAAACTACGTAATAATAAGTGGTACCGTTAACCACAGTAGTATCTGCAAACCTGTTTGTTGCTACATTAGCTAATATCGTAAATGGTCCTGCCTGGCTGGCCGAACGTTTTACATTATAAGCCGCACCATTCAGTGCATCCCATTCAAGGATTGTTTTTTTATCGCCGCTTGCCACATTAAGCCCGTCGACAACATTGCTTTTAATAACAAAAGTGATAATAGCGGTAGCGGTTAAAGTATCATTAGAGGCACTTACCGATACCGGGAAAGTGCCAACCTGTACCGGCGTTCCTGAAATAATTCCTGTAGCGGTATTTATAGCTAAACCGGGAGGCAAGCCGGTTGCATTAAAGCTTTTGGGCGAATTTATTGCTGTAACCTGGTAACTGAAGGCAGACCCTACAATGGCCTTAGCCGAATCGGCGCTGGTTAGTAGCGGTGGTGTTGTTCGGTTATCCCTTAAAATTACATCATTGCCGGTACCGCCCTTGTAACTGATGCGAAAATTGGTACCATTAATGTTGACCATCGACAATTCAGGCAGATTTTTAAAAGTTCCGGATACCGCAGCAGTACCGGTATTGTTTATAATAGTAAAAATAGTCCCCCTGGGAACTGAATCAGCCGACAGGCTTTGAATGGATAATAAAGGAGCGTTCAGCGTAACGGAGCCCGCTTTTACCTGGTCGGCACTATCTTTTGCCACTTTAATTTCGGCTTTTAGGGTAGCATCAACATTCATGGTTAATAGTCCTGTCACCGTCATTGTGCCAATGGCGTTACTACCCGGCGACAAAAACGATCCTGCACCGCTGCCCGAACCAAGGGTGAGCGCCGCGGCGCAAGTGCCTATACCACCAACGGTACCGGCATTTACCAATACCGGGCTGGTTACCTGCCCAACGCTATCAATAAGAAAGGCGCCCGCATTTACAGTTGTACCACCGGTATAATTATTAGTGCCGGTAAAGCGCAAAGTGCCCGTTCCCTCTTTAATAATGGCAATTGCGCCGGATATAATGCCGCCGAAGGTTGTGTTTTTGTTTAATGCGCCAATACTGATAACAGGGCTGCCGTTGTCCCTCCTCATTTGCCCGTTTCCTGATAATGCACCAAACTGCAGTACACCGGTAAAGGTAAACCCATGGGCATCGGTAAAACCGCTGTTTAACACCCAGCTGGCTTTCGCGCTGCCGGATGTAGGCGTATTGAAACGGATGCGTGAGTTGGAGCTTCTGTTTATCGAAATGAAAGTTCCTTCAAAACCGGTGTTATCTCCGTTTAATTGCAAACCCTGAGTGTTATTGCCATCGTGTTCAAGGGTTCCCTTACCCAGCAGCCTGCCCGCAAGCGCAAGGCCTCCCCCATCAATATACATATAACTTTTTACCGAATCTTTAACAATTACATCGTTGAAGATAGTGCCGAAGCCATTATTCATCAGTGCCCCACCGTTCAGGATAATCTTACCTGTTCCGGCGGCTCCCGATAGCGGAGCTCCTATTGTACCAGTTCCTGTACCTCCAAGCTGCAATGCAAAGTTTGGCGGCCACCCGCCGGATCCCCCGCCATTTACAATGGTATTTCCCGAATAGGTGTTTAGCCCCTTGAGCACAACCGTGCCCGATCCGCTTTTTACAATTCCGCCGCTGCCGCTTATCACCCCGCCCAGGGTTAAAGCTCCTGCATTAGTGGTAACAGAAACCGGCCTTGTTATAACCACCGGTAAATTAATAACCTGCCCATTGGCCGAATAGTTATAAATATCGTTCCCCACAGTTACACCGTTACCGGCAAAGGTATATGCCGCCGCATTGCTGTTAAATATCAGCCTGGGTATTTCCAGGCCGTTAATATCGTTGTTTAACGCAGTTACTGAAGAATTATTAAAAGTTAAAAGCGCTGGAGAAACAGGCGCCGTAGTGCTTTCCCAGTTGGCAGGGTTTGTCCAGTTGGCGTCGGCTGCTGTTGCGCTCCAGTTGTTTGATGATGCTCCCGGCACACCAAGCACCTCGGCCGAGTTGCCACTTTCGAGGCTCGATCCCTTCGAGGCAACCACATAATAATAGTATCCGCCGTTGCTTAAATTTTGATCTGTATAAGTAGTATCTGTCACTCCGCTTGCTATTATTGTATACGGCCCGCCACTGATTGCCGCACGTTTTATGGTGTAAGTAGCCGCGCCGGTGGCCGTATGCCAGCTAAGGCTGACTTTTGAATCAAGATTGGCGGCACTTAACGACGTAACCAGGGAAGGAGGCAACAGGATACCCGCCTCGTTAGAATTTGAACTTTCCAACGCACCTGCGCTGGCAGTAACCACATAATAGTTAGGCCCCGGGTAGGGATTGGCATCTGTATAAGCAGTTGATACTACATTTGATACGATTACAGAATACGGCCCGCCCGAAGTTAGCGAACGCTTAACGGTATAGCTGGTAGTATTTGGCGATGCAACCCATGAAAGGCTAACGCTGTTGTCATTTTGTTTAATAAGTGCAAGCGATGCCGGCGCCGCGGGTGCAACGTTGTTCCTGACGGTAATTATCAGCAAATCGGATCCGGTGCCGTTAGCGTTAGCTGCTTTCATCGTTACCACATATTTACCAGGCGTAGTTGGCGAACCGGAAATAACCCCTGTTGTCGGATTGACTGACAGCCCGGGCGGCAATCCATCGGCCTGGAATGAGGTTGATGAAGGCGATGTAAGTATGGTAAATGAATAGGGCAAATTTACAGTAGCTGTATCTGCGTTTGCACTGGTTATCACCGGCGCCCCGGCAGGAATGGTATTGGTAATGCCAACATCCGTAAAGGTGGACGAGTTTAACGCTGACGCGTTGTGCGAAGTAACACATAACCCAACGTAGGCTGTGGCCGATATTGGTGTTTCTACAGTGGAGATACAGGTCCAGTTTATACCGTCTTCTGCATGGTATGCATAAATTCTGGTGCCCAACCGTTCCAATTTCAGCCAGTAAGGCGCACCTGCAATGCCATGGTTCTGGTAGCCGGCCGGCGGATTATTCCATGATACATTGGTTTTATTCCAGGCCGTGGCACCACGCCAGGAGGCATCCGCCTCGCCCGATTTTTTGATGAACAACCCCACATATTTGGCATTTTCGGCAAGCGACTCGCGGAACATGACCCCAGCCTTTGCATCGGGGCTGGTATTATCTATGGCAGTTACCCGCGTAATGATAGCTGCATCGCCGGTTATTTGTTTAAATGCAAAATGGAAAGCATCCGGAGCCGTAAGCGGTGGCACCGGTATATCGGCCCCGGCGCCTTTTATGGTCCATGTGCCG
The genomic region above belongs to Mucilaginibacter sp. KACC 22773 and contains:
- a CDS encoding LamG-like jellyroll fold domain-containing protein, with translation MKVQLPKLFKLIFLWVLPVIIAAPKQACGQTFVHPGIPFTNYDLAQLKANIAVEPWKTAYTAFAADAKSQLTYGMQGPFAIVGRAPDINNTPFKNDMQAVFNLTFMYVFTSNTAYAQKATDILNAWAVTNTKWTGDETFLDLGDYAERYVTAADILKSTYPGWTAANTTNVNNYFNNVLWPQVDVPNPVRGANQGAIQLKAALAIAVFLDDATKWNQAIADLRKDAAGGLSNSLSNGEVGDSGRDEGHWAGQLQALAWNAEVAWKQGIDLFGELDNRLLTASELYSQYQAETTDIPYIKFGGAYAFWGGGFGGPRGARRKMNFYNIIRGAYTLRKGLPAPYTLKLDSLIGEGVESFLFLKTADNSTATIPAPITHPTFAGVAGLADIDVGNVGLAGSAGNSNGTWTIKGAGADIPVPPLTAPDAFHFAFKQITGDAAIITRVTAIDNTSPDAKAGVMFRESLAENAKYVGLFIKKSGEADASWRGATAWNKTNVSWNNPPAGYQNHGIAGAPYWLKLERLGTRIYAYHAEDGINWTCISTVETPISATAYVGLCVTSHNASALNSSTFTDVGITNTIPAGAPVITSANADTATVNLPYSFTILTSPSSTSFQADGLPPGLSVNPTTGVISGSPTTPGKYVVTMKAANANGTGSDLLIITVRNNVAPAAPASLALIKQNDNSVSLSWVASPNTTSYTVKRSLTSGGPYSVIVSNVVSTAYTDANPYPGPNYYVVTASAGALESSNSNEAGILLPPSLVTSLSAANLDSKVSLSWHTATGAATYTIKRAAISGGPYTIIASGVTDTTYTDQNLSNGGYYYYVVASKGSSLESGNSAEVLGVPGASSNNWSATAADANWTNPANWESTTAPVSPALLTFNNSSVTALNNDINGLEIPRLIFNSNAAAYTFAGNGVTVGNDIYNYSANGQVINLPVVITRPVSVTTNAGALTLGGVISGSGGIVKSGSGTVVLKGLNTYSGNTIVNGGGSGGWPPNFALQLGGTGTGTIGAPLSGAAGTGKIILNGGALMNNGFGTIFNDVIVKDSVKSYMYIDGGGLALAGRLLGKGTLEHDGNNTQGLQLNGDNTGFEGTFISINRSSNSRIRFNTPTSGSAKASWVLNSGFTDAHGFTFTGVLQFGALSGNGQMRRDNGSPVISIGALNKNTTFGGIISGAIAIIKEGTGTLRFTGTNNYTGGTTVNAGAFLIDSVGQVTSPVLVNAGTVGGIGTCAAALTLGSGSGAGSFLSPGSNAIGTMTVTGLLTMNVDATLKAEIKVAKDSADQVKAGSVTLNAPLLSIQSLSADSVPRGTIFTIINNTGTAAVSGTFKNLPELSMVNINGTNFRISYKGGTGNDVILRDNRTTPPLLTSADSAKAIVGSAFSYQVTAINSPKSFNATGLPPGLAINTATGIISGTPVQVGTFPVSVSASNDTLTATAIITFVIKSNVVDGLNVASGDKKTILEWDALNGAAYNVKRSASQAGPFTILANVATNRFADTTVVNGTTYYYVVSAVINNADNPNSAVAVATPNIGQVHYYRFNEAGGTQILDSWSAVHGSMATAAVRQAGYIDQSLYLNGTSTAYATLPAGFVSTLNNFTIAAWVKMDALSNWMRVFDFGSSTTNYMFLTVQTGVTGGKSIVGYGIKNGTPAELNLRYNYTFPLNTWTHLAITQSGNTLSMFINGALVATSTTITIKPADLGNTTQNYLGKSQFNDPMFKGAIDDFRIYGRALSTAEIAGLTGKDQAITFAAMPAKFVGDADFDPAATASSGLPVLYTSSDTSVVSVVNGKLHIIKADTVSITASQAGFDLFRPAIPVSQTLIVSKKTQQITFNPISVKRLGDADFTITASSTSSLPVTFISSNPGVAAVNNGLVHLVGPGTVTITAMQQGNFQYDSAAVSQQFRVLPVQLKVLYKDGDNGQLTNNTIKPYLMIASTDSIGVAYSELTARYWITAENYAGINFYVDYAQMGNSKIKGRYVSLSQPRNNAFGYIEYSFDNGTAMLAPQTNTGEIQTRVANSDWSLFDESNDYSYQPGTAYAENSKFTLYRNNVLIWGTEPSLIQPSTAVTAFTQSIAAGSSTISTYLRIDNTGNTALSYKDIKVRYFFTKDSNAGLNYFIDYAKLGATKISGQFYGLSPSYSTADSELELKIDSTAGQLYPLTSSGNIQYRIAKADWSALNQANDYSYQTGAMSANNHVCVYYKGSLIYGTEPGSYQPTSFALSLAGNNAMEFQKPALENPGFVTYPNPVVNGHFTVRTTPIIPDGDVQLTITDFYGKVVYRKSATKSGNLLPVQLNTNIPSGNYILQLNNQYAVKIIIN